The following DNA comes from Solanum stenotomum isolate F172 chromosome 11, ASM1918654v1, whole genome shotgun sequence.
GTTTCCAAGTATTACTTTTGCGAGTTTCATATCTTTTACTATAAGGTGTTTGTGTTTCTAAACTATCaccaactatttatcaaaacacatTTCAAAACTGACTAGATCAAGTGTTTGAATACAGTGCATCACAACTTAATTTGCCCACAAAATTTTGTCCAAATAGAAAAGTAATTTTGAGGTGTGTTTCGATAATTAGTTGATTGTAGTCCATATAGGAAAGGAAACTCGTGAAAACGTGATACTtcatatgtgtttttttttatcattatctcaagattttttttacaaaggtgtatatatatcttttttacgATTACATATCCACTATAATCTCACAAGGAGAGTATGGAGAGGATAGGATATACGTAGACTTTACCTCTGTCTTTGTTACATAAAGAGGTTGTTTTTATATACTCTCGAAACATTCTTAGTGAAATTTCTAACTTTGACATTGAATCTTGaacattattatcaaaattattaacCTTGCCATTAAATCTTGAACACTCTTAGtgaaattttttactttaatactGATTTATAGGAACCAAGTCTTGGAGTATCAAAAGTGGGCTACACCACTTGCTAAAAAATTGCTTGAGGTGCTATTGAAGGGTCTTAATGTCAATGAAATTGATGAATCTTTAGAACCTCTCTTGATGGGAACTATGGCTATCAACATAAACTACTATCCACCATGCCCAAATCCAAGTATCACCATTGGTTTTCGTAGACACTGTGACATGTCCTGCATAACTTTGCTCCTCCAGGATGACACAGGAGGCCTATATGTCCAAGGGACTAAAGGAGATAACTGGATCCACGTAAATCCTATCAAAGGTGCCTTGGCGGTTAACATAGGTAACTCGTTGCAGATCATGAGCAACGATCGATACAAGAGTATCGAGCATTGTGTAGCAGTTGATTCTAGCAGGGCTCGAATATCTGTACCGCTATTTGTGAATCCTAGCCCTGACAGTATCATTGGTCCATTCCCACAAATGTTGAAAGATGGAGAAAAATCAGTGTACAAACATGTTTTGTTCTCTGATTATTGGGATGATTACTTCAGTAAGAGGCCTTCTGGTAAAGCATCACTAGATTTTGCtaaaatttgatgttttaatTTACAAATTTCTTTGTTATGTAATGACAAAAAGTATTTCTTTATGTAACCAGTGAGTTGGTGTGGTTGTATTGttatctttattttgttctaatGATTTCATAATCTTATTTTGCCCTTTATCCTACTTTTTGTTTATAATAACTTTAccccatattttttttcaatgtaaTAATGTCAGGGGTAGACCCACATGTTGAACCCACTCGGTtggaaaatttattatttatataaggaGAATTAATGTTAAATtagtataattatatatttaaaccCACAATGAACAAAGTGTGGCATGTTACTGCTTATGGTTCAATATCACTGTGTATTCATATTCAGTAGCCAAATTggcctataaaaaaaattgaccaatCATATTCAATATGATGGTCACTAATAAATTTATCacctatatattttattttatttttaaattttatgttgtatattttgttttcttactcaaactccacaaaaatcttAAATCTGTTTTACTTCTAAAAACATTTAATCatttataattgaatttttgtagtctctttcttagttttttgctataatttgttattttgatgagattatattttcttagttaactctaattttgttttttgttttttaaatgtaaatagattttttttaaaaaaaattcctcaaCTTTGTTAAATAAAAACGTGCcgagttttttaaaaaaaactatatatcttattttgatattaaattattaaaaaaagaataaataaaagcGCAACGAGCAAATCATTTGTTGTGCTTGATGTTGCTTACACTATCGACGATCATCCTATGATTGAACTgacttatataaaatttttgAGTCCGCCACTGAATAATGTAAGTTCATTCATTGAATTGTTGGTGTGTAACACtatgataattttaaatttgaactctataatttaaaaaatgtactTTCTTAAAAGCGGATACCGAATATAGAATAAGAAAAAACATGTACTCGTGATGGATAGTAATTATCTCCGCCTTCAATTAGAGATctcaaatttagaaataaatttacaTTCAGTTTTGAAGAGGATACTGAATACAAAATGAGGAGGGGGGAAGACACCTACTTAAATGTCGCTTATCATTTTCTAAAATCGTGACCGGTAGTAACTATCTCCATCATCAACTATAGATTTCGAGTTTGGAATGAATTTACTTTCACTCCTAAGACTCGTATCAATATAGGGTGACGAAACCCCCCAATCATCAAAAATTGTGATAGGTAGTCTCTCAATACGAAAACTAGTATCAAATGTCGAGTTTTGATTATCAAATACTATGTAAATTCTACTAAAGTTCACcctaacaacaaaaaattattcatgaaaatatgaTCCATCAACTCGTTATTTATTTACTAGCTCAACTCGTTAATAAACagtgtttatatattttaaaatgtagttTCCGACCTTTTACCCATTATAAATTAGTGTATAATTTCacatttcttgaattttgagcATTTGGTGAAATTTAACTATTTCACATTTGACACTATCCAATATGTTTGGAGAGAGGCAAATTAATGAACTGATTTTCTAGCAAACGAACAACACAAGCATGAAGAAGATTTAGTAATGTATAAGGAAATGCACTCAAGcatatgaaattttttcttcTAACAGATTTAAGTGGTACTGCTTTTATAAGACTTTCAAAAACTTTTTCCTACttattccaaaaaataataatacacatTCGGTATATATCCCAAGCAAATCTTCTCAATTGTCATAATAATTTATAgctataaaattataatattaaaagcaaaataaagtattaaa
Coding sequences within:
- the LOC125845134 gene encoding bi-functional coumaroyl CoA and feruloyl CoA ortho-hydroxylase F6H2-2-1-like, producing MPSSKFEPNDDILDFVIKKANGLKGLVDTSLENIPNQCIQPKEQRLKKSQIDNQESIPTIDLSYFDDLSVEKSIQEAASKWGFFQIINHGIPIEVLDDLKEAGHKFFELPAEEKVKYNKESYSAGESVLMFWSAIGEKDEKILEWRDGIRHGCNPQNDSNLWPPQTRNQVLEYQKWATPLAKKLLEVLLKGLNVNEIDESLEPLLMGTMAININYYPPCPNPSITIGFRRHCDMSCITLLLQDDTGGLYVQGTKGDNWIHVNPIKGALAVNIGNSLQIMSNDRYKSIEHCVAVDSSRARISVPLFVNPSPDSIIGPFPQMLKDGEKSVYKHVLFSDYWDDYFSKRPSGKASLDFAKI